The genomic region GTAATTATCTATCCCGGCGAAGATGGCTACTGGGTGGTTGAATGCCCCAGCTTACCAGGTTGCAACAGTCAGGGAAAAACCAAAGAAGAAGCGATCGCCAACATCAAAGAAGCCATTGAACTATACATCGCGGTTTTGGAAGAAGATGGCCTACCTGTTCCGAAAGAACGTTTTGAAGCATTTGTAGTTGTTTTGTGAATAAAATACCCAGAATTTCGGGACGCGAATGTGTAAACGCTTTAGCTAAGGTTGGTTTCTACTTCAAACGACAGCAAAGCAGCCATATAATTTTGCGTCGGGACGATCCCTTTGCTCAAGTCGTTGTGCCCGATCATAGGGAACTGGACACAGGGACACTTCGAGCTATCATCCGAGATGCTGGCCTTAGTGTAGATGAGTTTATCGAGCTAATGTGAGAGCGCGATCGCGGAGATCTGGCGTTAATTGAGAGACTAAATTTGTATGAGCTAATAGTGGCCAATCTCTTAAAACAAAAACCCGGTTTCTTGTAGAAACCGGGTTTTTATACTATCTGAATGATTTTAGATTTTGGATTAATCCAAAATCTAAAATCCAAAATTCCTAAAGTTGTTTCACATCAGCAACTAACTTCGCCACAACATCACGCGCACTGCCAAAAAGCATCATGGTTTTGTCTTTGTAGAACAAATCATTTTCCACACCAGCAAAACCCGCACTCATACCGCGCTTAATCACAATCGTGTG from Microcoleus sp. FACHB-831 harbors:
- a CDS encoding type II toxin-antitoxin system HicB family antitoxin, translating into MPEYKEESRLAETMRQVIIYPGEDGYWVVECPSLPGCNSQGKTKEEAIANIKEAIELYIAVLEEDGLPVPKERFEAFVVVL
- a CDS encoding type II toxin-antitoxin system HicA family toxin; its protein translation is MNKIPRISGRECVNALAKVGFYFKRQQSSHIILRRDDPFAQVVVPDHRELDTGTLRAIIRDAGLSVDEFIELM